One window from the genome of Streptomyces sp. WZ-12 encodes:
- a CDS encoding DUF4229 domain-containing protein → MSSSKFATLRYTALRIGLFVVCFAAVWVLAYFRIIPLGAGNSNTIWLLLLAIVISAPLSFVLLRKQRDAMSEQIVAKVDRQKERLAANQRMEDSL, encoded by the coding sequence GTGAGTAGCTCCAAGTTCGCCACGCTCCGCTACACCGCCCTTCGCATCGGCCTGTTCGTCGTCTGCTTCGCCGCGGTGTGGGTGCTGGCCTACTTCCGGATCATTCCGCTCGGCGCCGGCAACTCCAACACGATCTGGCTGCTGCTGCTCGCCATCGTCATCTCCGCGCCGCTCAGCTTCGTGCTGCTGCGCAAGCAGCGGGACGCGATGTCCGAGCAGATCGTGGCCAAGGTGGATCGCCAGAAAGAGCGGCTCGCCGCCAACCAGCGCATGGAGGACAGCCTCTAA
- a CDS encoding dicarboxylate/amino acid:cation symporter gives MSTSAQTPAPAKAPQTPKSSRIPKIPFWVQILAGLVLGVLLGWVAKSGDIGWLGSTLEHIGDLFVQLLKLAVAPLVFFAILVSITNLRQVNNAARLATRTLLWFMVTSLIAVAIGLAIGLLTHPGAGTGLTPKDGKLPQHTGSWIDFLTGIVPTDVITPFTQLNVMQIVFMAAVAGIAALQLGEKAEPVLKISRSALELLQKALWWVIRLAPIGTVGLIGHAIATYGWNLIGKYATFTVDIYVGCALVLFVVYPLLLSSVAKVNPVQFFRGAWPAIQLAFVSRSSVGTMPVTQKVTERLGVPKEYASFAVPFGSTTKMDGCASIYPAIAAIFIAQIFNVHLGIADYVLIAFVSVIGSAATAGLTGATVMLTLTLSTLGLPLEGVGLLMAIDPILDMMRTATNVAGQSVIPILVSAREKILDRDAYARATSVNIADDAVTGAGAAEEREPVVAAA, from the coding sequence TTGTCCACGTCTGCCCAGACCCCTGCGCCCGCGAAGGCGCCCCAGACCCCGAAGTCCTCCCGAATACCCAAGATCCCGTTCTGGGTGCAGATCCTGGCCGGTCTCGTCCTCGGCGTGCTGCTCGGCTGGGTCGCCAAGAGCGGTGACATCGGCTGGCTCGGCTCCACCCTGGAGCACATCGGCGACCTCTTCGTCCAGTTGCTGAAGCTGGCCGTCGCCCCCCTGGTCTTCTTCGCGATCCTGGTCTCGATCACCAACCTGCGGCAGGTCAACAACGCCGCCCGGCTGGCCACCCGCACCCTGCTGTGGTTCATGGTCACCTCGCTGATCGCGGTGGCGATCGGCCTGGCCATCGGCCTGCTGACGCACCCCGGCGCGGGCACCGGCCTGACCCCCAAGGACGGCAAGCTCCCCCAGCACACCGGCTCCTGGATCGACTTCCTCACCGGCATCGTCCCCACCGACGTCATCACGCCGTTCACCCAGCTCAACGTCATGCAGATCGTCTTCATGGCGGCCGTCGCCGGCATCGCCGCGCTGCAGCTCGGGGAGAAGGCCGAACCGGTCCTCAAGATCAGCCGCTCCGCCCTGGAGCTGCTCCAGAAGGCCCTGTGGTGGGTCATCCGGCTCGCCCCGATCGGCACCGTCGGCCTCATCGGCCACGCCATCGCCACCTACGGCTGGAACCTCATCGGCAAGTACGCGACCTTCACCGTCGACATCTACGTCGGCTGCGCCCTGGTCCTCTTCGTCGTCTACCCGCTGCTGCTGTCGTCCGTCGCCAAGGTCAACCCGGTGCAGTTCTTCCGCGGCGCCTGGCCCGCCATCCAACTGGCGTTCGTCTCCCGCTCCTCGGTCGGCACCATGCCGGTCACCCAGAAGGTCACCGAGCGCCTCGGCGTGCCCAAGGAGTACGCCTCCTTCGCGGTGCCGTTCGGCTCGACGACCAAGATGGACGGCTGCGCCTCCATCTACCCGGCGATCGCCGCGATCTTCATCGCCCAGATCTTCAACGTCCACCTGGGCATCGCCGACTACGTCCTGATCGCCTTCGTCTCGGTCATCGGCTCCGCCGCCACCGCCGGCCTCACCGGCGCCACGGTCATGCTGACCCTGACCCTCTCGACGCTGGGCCTCCCCCTGGAGGGCGTCGGCCTGCTGATGGCCATCGACCCGATCCTGGACATGATGCGCACCGCCACCAACGTGGCCGGCCAGTCGGTCATCCCGATCCTGGTCTCGGCCCGCGAGAAGATCCTGGACCGCGACGCCTACGCCCGCGCCACCAGCGTGAACATCGCCGACGACGCGGTGACCGGCGCCGGAGCGGCCGAGGAGCGGGAGCCGGTGGTGGCAGCGGCCTGA